In Agromyces sp. SYSU T00194, a genomic segment contains:
- the obgE gene encoding GTPase ObgE, which yields MVSFVDEVTLHLRAGHGGNGCVSVRREKFKPLAGPDGGNGGNGGDIVLVADPQVTTLLGYHHRPHRSSENGSPGMGDNRSGATGEPLELPVPVGTVVKDEHGGELADLDAPGMRFVAASGGLGGLGNAALASVKRKAPGFALLGTPGFEGDVVLELKTIADVAFVGYPSAGKSSLIAAMSAARPKIADYPFTTLHPNLGVVQAGETRFTVADVPGLIEGASEGRGLGLEFLRHVERCSALLHVLDCATLEPGRDPVSDLDVILGELGAYPVPEGQTPLLERPQLVALNKVDVPEAKELAEFVRPELEARGFRVFEISTVSHEGLRVLGYALAELVAAAREAAAAEPEPERIVLRPRAVDRVEFTVKPEGGTYGTLYRVLGAKPERWVAQTDFANDEAVGYLADRLARLGVEDELVRAGAVAGSTVVIGAGAGVVFDWEPTLTSAAEVMVAPRGADTRLDDNRRATRAERRSDYHDRMDAKAEARAELERERESGIWDEDDTE from the coding sequence ATGGTGAGCTTCGTCGACGAGGTGACGCTGCACCTGCGCGCCGGTCACGGCGGCAACGGCTGCGTCTCGGTGCGCCGCGAGAAGTTCAAGCCGCTCGCCGGCCCCGACGGCGGCAACGGCGGCAACGGCGGCGACATCGTGCTCGTCGCCGATCCGCAGGTGACGACGCTGCTGGGGTACCACCACCGTCCGCACCGCTCCTCCGAGAACGGCTCGCCCGGCATGGGTGACAACCGCTCCGGCGCCACCGGCGAGCCGCTCGAGCTGCCGGTGCCGGTCGGCACGGTCGTGAAGGACGAGCACGGCGGCGAGCTGGCCGACCTGGATGCCCCGGGCATGCGCTTCGTCGCGGCCTCCGGCGGCCTCGGCGGCCTCGGCAACGCCGCGCTGGCGTCGGTCAAGCGCAAGGCCCCGGGCTTCGCGCTGCTCGGCACCCCCGGTTTCGAGGGCGATGTCGTCCTCGAACTCAAGACGATCGCCGACGTGGCGTTCGTCGGGTACCCGTCCGCGGGCAAGTCGAGCCTCATCGCCGCGATGTCGGCGGCGCGGCCGAAGATCGCCGACTACCCGTTCACCACGCTGCATCCGAACCTCGGCGTCGTGCAGGCGGGCGAGACGCGCTTCACCGTCGCCGACGTCCCCGGTCTCATCGAGGGTGCCAGCGAGGGGCGCGGCCTGGGGCTCGAGTTCCTCCGCCACGTCGAGCGCTGCTCGGCGCTGCTGCACGTGCTCGACTGCGCCACGCTCGAGCCCGGACGCGACCCCGTCAGCGACCTCGACGTGATCCTCGGCGAGCTCGGCGCGTACCCCGTGCCGGAGGGCCAGACGCCCCTGCTCGAGCGCCCCCAGCTCGTCGCGCTGAACAAGGTCGACGTGCCCGAGGCGAAGGAGCTCGCCGAGTTCGTGCGCCCCGAGCTCGAGGCCCGCGGGTTCCGGGTGTTCGAGATCTCGACGGTGAGCCACGAGGGGCTGCGGGTGCTGGGCTACGCCCTGGCCGAGCTCGTCGCCGCCGCCCGCGAGGCGGCCGCCGCCGAACCCGAGCCGGAGCGCATCGTGCTGCGACCGAGGGCGGTCGACCGGGTCGAGTTCACCGTGAAGCCCGAGGGCGGCACCTACGGCACGCTGTACCGCGTGCTCGGGGCGAAGCCCGAGCGATGGGTCGCCCAGACCGACTTCGCCAACGACGAGGCCGTGGGCTACCTCGCCGATCGCCTCGCGCGACTGGGCGTCGAGGACGAGCTCGTCCGCGCCGGCGCGGTCGCCGGCTCGACCGTCGTGATCGGTGCCGGTGCGGGCGTCGTCTTCGACTGGGAGCCCACGCTGACGTCGGCCGCCGAGGTGATGGTGGCGCCGCGCGGCGCCGACACGCGCCTCGACGACAACCGGCGCGCGACGCGTGCCGAGCGCCGCAGCGACTACCACGACCGCATGGATGCCAAGGCCGAGGCCCGCGCCGAGCTGGAGCGCGAGCGCGAGTCCGGCATCTGGGACGAGGACGACACCGAATGA
- the rpmA gene encoding 50S ribosomal protein L27 produces the protein MAHKKGASSTRNGRDSNAQRLGVKRFGGEVVGAGEILVRQRGTHFHPGAGVGRGGDDTLFALQAGAVEFGTKGGRKVVNVVAAAE, from the coding sequence ATGGCACACAAGAAGGGTGCGAGTTCGACTCGCAACGGTCGTGACTCGAACGCGCAGCGCCTCGGCGTGAAGCGGTTCGGTGGCGAGGTCGTCGGCGCGGGCGAGATCCTCGTCCGCCAGCGCGGCACGCACTTCCACCCCGGCGCCGGCGTCGGCCGCGGCGGGGACGACACGCTGTTCGCCCTCCAGGCGGGCGCGGTGGAGTTCGGCACGAAGGGCGGCCGCAAGGTCGTCAACGTCGTGGCGGCCGCCGAGTAG
- the rplU gene encoding 50S ribosomal protein L21 produces MVYAVVRAGGRQEKVEVGTIVTMDRVTADENGNVELPAVLLVDGKTITSDAEKLAKVKVTAEVLGDLRGPKIVIQKFKNKTGYKKRQGHRQELTRVKVTGIK; encoded by the coding sequence GTGGTTTACGCAGTAGTGCGCGCCGGCGGCCGGCAGGAGAAGGTCGAGGTCGGCACCATCGTGACGATGGACCGCGTGACGGCAGACGAGAACGGCAACGTCGAGCTGCCCGCCGTCCTCCTGGTCGACGGCAAGACGATCACCTCCGACGCCGAGAAGCTCGCGAAGGTGAAGGTCACGGCCGAGGTCCTCGGCGACCTCCGTGGCCCGAAGATCGTCATCCAGAAGTTCAAGAACAAGACCGGGTACAAGAAGCGCCAGGGCCACCGTCAGGAGCTCACGCGCGTCAAGGTCACCGGCATCAAGTAG
- a CDS encoding DUF4031 domain-containing protein, whose amino-acid sequence MAVLIDRPMWPAHGTVWSHLVSDRSLDELHRFARAAGIPERAFDRDHYDVPAERYDQLVDAGAEPVSNRELVVRLRASGLRITARERRSGA is encoded by the coding sequence ATGGCCGTGCTGATCGATCGCCCGATGTGGCCGGCGCACGGCACCGTGTGGTCCCACCTCGTCAGCGACCGCTCGCTCGATGAACTCCACCGCTTCGCCCGCGCCGCCGGGATCCCCGAGCGGGCGTTCGACCGCGACCACTACGACGTGCCCGCCGAGCGCTACGACCAGCTCGTCGACGCGGGCGCGGAACCCGTGTCGAATCGCGAGCTGGTCGTGCGCCTGCGCGCGAGCGGGCTCCGGATCACCGCCCGCGAGCGGCGCTCCGGCGCCTGA